The Puniceicoccales bacterium genome includes a region encoding these proteins:
- a CDS encoding LptF/LptG family permease gives MFKVVDRYIFLQWLKFFLVFFIVTMAILVFEDAYKNLGDLIKYGIGLQDLKNYYTSLMITLLPISIPSALFLSIIFLINMLQKNNELIALICAGLGLGRISRALWLAGALLSVAMLKINTELSPRAFESLNNLKEKLHFINEAKDLCFDDIGVVRNLTLFNENKDKLLYINRFSKYSRNAFGLSVHHYINGIEARRITAERGNFDESNGHWKLLNCREVIFDTKTGNPILAKPHKQLMVNELKDNPRILLLLKKSLKTMSFFELRDAISHCRNNKMDRLRAYLVRYYSAIASAFCCLTIIAMSVPFVTVGIRTNPSVVMLKGIGLFFMFYIINNVGIVLGGNGTVNPLIAAWLGNIMILLLAVIFFRKSSV, from the coding sequence GTGTTCAAAGTAGTTGATCGTTACATTTTTCTTCAATGGCTTAAGTTTTTCCTAGTATTTTTCATCGTGACAATGGCCATCCTGGTCTTTGAAGATGCCTACAAAAATCTCGGTGATCTAATCAAATATGGCATTGGCCTACAAGATCTTAAAAACTACTACACTTCATTAATGATCACATTGCTGCCCATCAGCATACCATCTGCATTATTTTTGTCCATCATCTTCCTAATCAACATGTTACAGAAAAACAACGAATTAATTGCGTTGATCTGTGCTGGTCTTGGACTAGGAAGAATATCGCGCGCGCTATGGCTGGCCGGAGCGTTGCTATCGGTGGCCATGCTAAAAATAAATACGGAATTATCACCCAGGGCCTTCGAATCGCTGAACAATCTCAAAGAAAAATTACATTTCATTAACGAGGCCAAGGACTTATGTTTCGATGACATAGGGGTAGTCAGGAATCTCACATTATTCAATGAAAATAAAGATAAATTGCTGTACATCAACAGGTTCAGCAAATATTCACGCAATGCATTTGGCCTATCGGTGCATCACTATATCAATGGCATCGAAGCTCGCAGAATTACAGCCGAACGCGGCAATTTCGATGAGTCAAACGGCCATTGGAAACTATTAAATTGCCGAGAAGTTATTTTCGACACAAAAACCGGCAACCCAATCTTAGCCAAACCCCATAAACAGCTTATGGTGAATGAATTAAAAGACAACCCCAGAATTCTACTACTGTTGAAAAAAAGCCTGAAAACCATGTCGTTTTTTGAACTGAGAGATGCCATTTCTCATTGCCGTAATAATAAGATGGACAGACTCCGAGCCTATCTCGTAAGATACTACAGCGCAATCGCTTCAGCCTTTTGCTGCCTGACCATAATAGCCATGAGCGTGCCATTTGTCACTGTCGGAATTCGCACAAACCCATCGGTGGTAATGCTAAAAGGCATCGGCCTATTTTTTATGTTCTATATAATAAATAATGTCGGCATTGTTTTGGGCGGCAATGGAACCGTTAACCCATTGATAGCAGCATGGTTAGGAAACATCATGATCCTCCTACTTGCGGTCATATTTTTCAGAAAATCATCGGTCTAA